TGCATTCAGTTATTCGGCCACAATTACcaataatagcataataataataataaaacattattATCGAAAGTATATGCCTATAATGTTTTTGTCAAGAGAGCAACTGCAGACGGACAGCAATATGATTGGCTCCTTATTCCAATATTAACCAATCAGCAAACTTTGTCTTCGGCCATATTCAAGATGACATCACGACAAAGGCACGCCCCCTAAAAATATCTAACCTATGTAAATATAGTACACATACTTTCAAGCGGATTCAGTAAGGAGCAAAGGTTTGAACATCATCACTTTGTCCGTCAGAGGGAGTCGAGTTTCATATATTCAGCGCCTCGTCCCATAGTCACTGCGTAACTGCTTACCGCTTACTACTGGAAGGGATCTTGCTTGAAAAACTGTTTTTACTCATAGTTGCTGTTAAGATTTATGTTGATAGCCGCCCGAATCACGCTCCAACGTCAGTGCGCTTCAAGGAACCGCAGCCCCACTCGAGTTGAATAAGTCTATTCGTGATTTCTAGGAAGTGGGCTACAGTCTTACTTTGTTTCCCACCTGGATTAACTCGTAGACGACCACCAATTTACCTGGTCAGCCTTCTTGGTTTAAGCTTTTGTCTGTCAGAAACTATGCTGTGGAAACTAGCAGATAACGTGAAGTACGAGGATGACTGTGAGGTGAGTTTTAGCTACACAAACCGCACGGCATTACGCTTCAACAAGTTTAGAAAATATGGAAGAACATTATTTCATAATAAAATATTGTGGCCCTCATGCGCCCCATCGCTTTATCGCGTCTTTAATGGGTAGTCTTTTTGTTTATAGATATTTGTCGCGCGGCAATCCCTTTTAGATACAGTACTTGATAAAAGTTTGACGGAATGAAAAGTATTTTCATGGGAAATGGTTATAACTaggaagcatattttgaaaaagAAAGATCAGTGGTTAGCTTATGCTATTTTTCATCGTCGagtgttttcttcttctttgaatGGTAGCCTAAATATGTTTCTTAATGTAACATTAGAAGTTGTATATAGGCTATTCCAGATGGGCTACTCTTTCCGCAGTATCTCGACTACTGACGACACGCGGTTTGATTTcaataaataacattttattttgtgttaaatAAAGTATATTTTGTGTTACTTGAGTTGGATTTAGGTGATAGTATAAAGCTTTTTGATTTACTTAGGCAGGCCTATTGTTCTGAGCTGAGTCAGGTTAATTACAATTACTAATTACAATTACAATAATTACAATTACCAaagtattgttgttattattgttattattattaataataatataggcCACAAGGGTAGTAAAATAGTCCCCTCCAGACTGTCCTTTGAGAGGTGATGTGGTAACAGCAATATCACAACAGTCCAGGTAGATTGCATGCTATCAGAAATAAGACAATTATTTGAGATATTTTTCTGTGCAACAAAATATGCATTTTTACTTTGAATTGTGAAACCATGTCTTCCTTTTCAAGGTTGTTCTAAGCAGCCTTCTTCTGATAATTGTGTACTGAaataacattatatatatatatatatatatatatatatatatatatatagattcaTTTCGGCCTCTAAATATTATGCATGAATGTGTAAAACATTTCACCAAATGTTTTCCTAATCGATGGTGAAAAATAAATCTGCATCAGGCTTAGCTGTCAACACAGTTGTCTTTCCAATAAATTCTGTCGAGGACTGTTGATTCACTACGGATTTGTCTAATTGACAAGGGGCACAATATATTATAATTTATCCCTATATCATTATCAACCTAAACTAAGGTCTCTCTTCTGTTCCCAGGAAAGGCACGACGGGAGTAGCAATGGGAACCCCCGCTTACCTCACCTCCCCGCAGTGAGCCAGCACATTTACAGCCCATCGCCGTCCCTCTCCCACTCCGCCAACTCAGACTTCCAACCCCCGTACTTCCCACCTCCATACCAGCCTATATCATACCCCCAGTCCAGTGACCCCTACTCGCACCTCGGCGACCCTTTCAACATTAACTCCATACACCAGTCGTCCTCTAACCAACAGCAGTCATGGCCGGGGCGACATGGTCAAGAAGGACTGGGACCTCATTCGCGAAGCGGACTCGCGAGCCAGATTCTGGGCCTGGACGGCGGCTCGTCCGGGTTGAGAAGAGAAGGCTTCCGTCGGCCAGAGCTGTTACCGCCTCACGCCCATAGCATTGAGTCAACCATCATTGGTGATAACATAGGACTGCATGAAATGGGCCATGGCCTGGATGATGTTCAAGTGAGTGATTTGattgtgattttgttgtctgGGTGAAATTGAATGAGGCATGCTGTCTAAAACAATGGTCAGGCTAAAACTAAATAGACTTGCAAAGGAAAGGCATGGTTTCATTGTCATGAATggaatgtaaatgtcatatttcatagtTAACTCCCTTAATTATTATTCTAAGAATAAGTATTACATTTTGCTTTTTTACTTATTTTTCAGCATGTAGAAGACCACAGTATTATAATGGCAGATCAGACAGTCATCAAAAAAGGTGGGTTTATTTTACTTTCCAAATATGTAGCCTACAATATATTGACATATGAGAAATGCTTTCACAATTTCAATACAATATTCCCTTACTGGTTTGTGAGTTACACATGCTTGATGTATAAGGGCACAGTGCCAGAAATTGGTGTGCAACAGGTAACAAGAATGCAATAGAGAAACATTGAGAGCTGTTTACATTTACTCCATAGCTGAGATTGCTTGTTACTAAGTGCATACTGTACCTGGAAAATTCTACTTCTACAAATATTTAGCAATTATTTGTACAGTTACATGTCTTTGCATTTGATGATAGAAAATCTGAATAGGAAAGGCTGGTAGTTGTACTTGTTGGTACATACATTGATAATCCCAGTAGTCATGAGGTTCACTTAGCTAAGCCTAGTTTGGTCCTCTGTGGATTCCTGTGCTGAGGTTGTTTGAATAGAACATCAGAAAAATAACCTTTTCAAAATGGCAGCCTATGGCTGACAAGATGGGACTGAGGACATTGTGCAACCGTTGAAATActgcattgagagagagagggagagggagcgctTTGGAAAGTCTTTAGAGGTCTAAGCTGGTGCATTCGATTCCTTTTGAATTCCAGTTGAAAGCAGTCCAATGGGTCGCTGCTCTTCTTGAGACTCGCTGGCTGACTTTCTGCAGAACCAGCTTTAGCTGGGGTGTGGCATCCTCCTTGCATGCAAAGGACAATTCAGTCATTTGTTGGGACATGAAATATTTTGAATGAGTAGGATTCAGTGTTATCTAGTAGGCCCTACCCTCAACAGTCTTTCATTCAGTCATTTTGTGCGTTAATTTGAAATTCTGCACCACCTTTGTAACCGAATGAATGTATAGATTAATGAATTGTAGATGTTGAATTCATGGTTATCATATTAATAGTAAATTGATAATAAATGTTAGTGAGATTTGTTAAAACAACATCACTGTGAACATACAGGTTCAGGAACTGTGATGGTAGATAACATTATTGTGATGTGGTGCTTGACAAGAGTTTGTGTGAATTTCCTTTGCAACATTGGCAAGGACGGTAAAGAATAGTTAATATATTTTCTGTAATAAAGCCTACATGTACAAAAATTAGTACAAAAATCTGCCGCATTTTTGATGGCCATTTTTTTAGGCAGTTGAAAGCTTGAATAAAATATTAAATCCAGCTACAGTATAAGCATTTGTGTTAAAGCTACCTAAATGGTATCAATGCTTCGTTTTGCATATTTTTCTCaatggcagccattttggatTGTATTAAATTGGTGGACATTTTTGATGATTAGTTTTAAATCAATTCGACAAGCCGAGAAAAAAAATTACAATATTAAGGAGGTAGCAAGTTGTACAGCACGATAAAGGACATATAGTCTTCGGTACAGTGTGTGCTGGCTCACTTTATTGATCTTCCACTCAAGGTCAGACTGTGGGTAGCCTACATTCTTGTAAACGGCGGCAGCAATACTTCACTCTTAGGCTTGTACCCTATAGATGAGCTCTAAATTGTCATTTTCTCCCCCTTTGTGATTCTTGTCTCAGTACTAGGACTACGAGGGGGCAGAAACCTTGATCGCTTACAGAGGACTTATTATGAGGGGGGCATTCTTGCGGGTGAGGATGAAGGTATATGTAGTGTACTTGTATGTTTGTCTGGGTGTGATTTGTGTTGTTTGACCCTTGAAGTTTTGATCTAAAATGGCCACCCAGTTTGCCAGTTTGGGCCCTGTTGCCGTACAACAGAAGTTTTTAGGTTAGGTTCTTATTATCCACTCGATTAGAAGCTACAGACCATTGAACGTTTGATCCAAAATGGACCTCCAATTTGGGCCATGTTTCTGTAAAACAAGTCTTTATTTTAGTCACTCAATTAGAAGTAGCGACAGGGTTGGTCTACGGCCAGGCAGGGAGAAGGGACTCTCTGTGAAGTAGCATGGAACAGTTGTGTATACGTGTGGATGTCATGTCAGTGGGTGGTAGGAATGAGGGGACTTTTAGCTGTGAAACCTCAGGAATGACTGTTGGTGAAAAACACACCAATTCATCATAGTTATTTAGTGAATGGCCACTTATGGTGTACATCTTGGCTTCCGCAAAGGAAACAGGTTTGTTGTTTACATGTAATAATTCTGagttatatagatttttttttacaaatcattATGATGATGTTACATTTCACAGTTTATTATAAGAGAAAGCATGTTAAAGTTGGAATCCAAGCTGCACTGTGGGGCGACAACAGACAGTGGAGAGGGATTTTTACAACTGTCGGCAAATGCAGCCAGTCTTGATGAATCAAATCCTTTTAAAAAACTAAACATTTTCTAGGAATTTCTCAAAGAAACAGTCTCTTCACCCATAACATGTTTACAATGTAGCACAGCCTCCATAAAGTCCAATAATGTTGTCTAATGTCTGTCTATCCTCTCTGCAAACCATCATTTCCAATGGGACAGTAAAGATACTCTACATTAACCTTGATACTCCAACTTTTCCTAGTACTTTTCCTCTCATTATAATTCATCTTAACATTATTAACATTATTAACATTATTAACCAACACTCATactaacctctcctctctctctccaccccttccCCAGGCCCCTTGTCCCTCCCCAAGGGCAACTCATTGGGCCTGCCCTTCCAGAAGGAGTCCCTGTTAGGCATGGTGTCCAACCCCACCGAGGTGTTCTGCTCAGTGCCTGGACGTCTCTCGCTTCTCAGCTCCACCTCCAAGTACAAGGTGACTGTGGCAGAGGTGCAGCGGCGCCTGTCTCCTCCCGAATGCCTCAACGCCTCTTTGCTAGGGGGAGTCCTACGTAGGTCAGTATCCACACAATATGAATTCATTATGAGATGGTTACAAGACATTTTAAGGGTGTGAAACGTGCTTATGACAGGTCTTGCAAAGCAATATAACATCAATCATAATGTGCTATACCTGGTAAAGTGTTGCCCCAAAGGTTTAATAAACAAAtgggggcggcagcgtagcctagtggttagagcgttggactagtaacttaaaggttgcaagttcgaatccccgagctgacaatctgttgttctgcccctgaacaggcagttaacccactgttcctaggccgtcattgaaaataagaatttgttcttaactgacttgcctagtaaaaaaaaaaaaaaaaaatgcattataactgcatcATAATGTATTAGAATGACAGGTGTTACTGTTTTTTCATTGGATGCAATTGTGAACAATGGCCAACATCTAGTCTGTTAAAATATGGTTGACAGCAGCTCAAAGGATCACTCATTTCGTTCCAGCTGATTTGGTATATTTAGGAAATCATGGAGAGATGTTCATACAACACATAACATGCATGTCTCTGAGAGATGTCCATACAACACATAACATGCATGTCTCTGAGAGATGTCCATacaaaacataacataacatgcaTGTCTCTGAGAGATGTCCATACATAACATAACATGCATGTCTCTGAGAGATGTCCATacaaaacataacataacatgcaTGTCTCTGAGAGATGTCCATACATAACATAACATGCATGTCTCTGAGAGATGTCCATACATAACATAACATGCATGTCTCTGAGAGATGTCCATACAACACATAACATACATGTCTCTGAGAGATGTCCATacaaaacataacataacatgcaTGTCTCTGAGAGATGTCCATACAACACATAACATGCATGTCTCTGAGAGATGTCCATacaaaacataacataacatgcaTGTCTCTGAGAGATGTCCATACAACACATAACATACATGTCTCTGAGAGATGTCCatacaacacataacataacatgcATGTCTCTGAGAGATGTCCATacaaaacataacataacatgcaTGTCTCTGAGAGATGTCcatacataacataacataacatgcaTGTCTCTGAGAGATGTCCATACATAACATAACATGCATGTCTCTGAGAGATGTTCATACATAACATAACATGCATGTCTCTGAGAGATGTCCATacaaaacataacataacatgcaTGTCTCTGAGAGATGTCCATACATAACATAACATGCATGTCTCTGAGA
This is a stretch of genomic DNA from Oncorhynchus mykiss isolate Arlee chromosome 7, USDA_OmykA_1.1, whole genome shotgun sequence. It encodes these proteins:
- the tfap2c gene encoding transcription factor AP-2 gamma isoform X2 codes for the protein MLWKLADNVKYEDDCEERHDGSSNGNPRLPHLPAVSQHIYSPSPSLSHSANSDFQPPYFPPPYQPISYPQSSDPYSHLGDPFNINSIHQSSSNQQQSWPGRHGQEGLGPHSRSGLASQILGLDGGSSGLRREGFRRPELLPPHAHSIESTIIGDNIGLHEMGHGLDDVQHVEDHSIIMADQTVIKKVLGLRGGRNLDRLQRTYYEGGILAGPLSLPKGNSLGLPFQKESLLGMVSNPTEVFCSVPGRLSLLSSTSKYKVTVAEVQRRLSPPECLNASLLGGVLRRAKSKNGGRSLREKLDKIGLNLPAGRRKAANVTLLTALVEGEAVHLARDFGYSCETEFPAKAIAEYLGRPHVERNEVNSRKNMLLAAKQICKEFTDLLTQDRSPLGNTRPAPILDQGIQGCLTHFSLITHGFGSPAICAAMTSLQNYLNEALKQVDKMYLSSGSDTQGSSDNGSKASDKMEKHRK
- the tfap2c gene encoding transcription factor AP-2 gamma isoform X1: MLWKLADNVKYEDDCEERHDGSSNGNPRLPHLPAVSQHIYSPSPSLSHSANSDFQPPYFPPPYQPISYPQSSDPYSHLGDPFNINSIHQSSSNQQQSWPGRHGQEGLGPHSRSGLASQILGLDGGSSGLRREGFRRPELLPPHAHSIESTIIGDNIGLHEMGHGLDDVQHVEDHSIIMADQTVIKKVLGLRGGRNLDRLQRTYYEGGILAGEDEGPLSLPKGNSLGLPFQKESLLGMVSNPTEVFCSVPGRLSLLSSTSKYKVTVAEVQRRLSPPECLNASLLGGVLRRAKSKNGGRSLREKLDKIGLNLPAGRRKAANVTLLTALVEGEAVHLARDFGYSCETEFPAKAIAEYLGRPHVERNEVNSRKNMLLAAKQICKEFTDLLTQDRSPLGNTRPAPILDQGIQGCLTHFSLITHGFGSPAICAAMTSLQNYLNEALKQVDKMYLSSGSDTQGSSDNGSKASDKMEKHRK
- the tfap2c gene encoding transcription factor AP-2 gamma isoform X4, which translates into the protein MLWKLADNVKYEDDCEERHDGSSNGNPRLPHLPAVSQHIYSPSPSLSHSANSDFQPPYFPPPYQPISYPQSSDPYSHLGDPFNINSIHQSSSNQQQSWPGRHGQEGLGPHSRSGLASQILGLDGGSSGLRREGFRRPELLPPHAHSIESTIIGDNIGLHEMGHGLDDVQHVEDHSIIMADQTVIKKGPLSLPKGNSLGLPFQKESLLGMVSNPTEVFCSVPGRLSLLSSTSKYKVTVAEVQRRLSPPECLNASLLGGVLRRAKSKNGGRSLREKLDKIGLNLPAGRRKAANVTLLTALVEGEAVHLARDFGYSCETEFPAKAIAEYLGRPHVERNEVNSRKNMLLAAKQICKEFTDLLTQDRSPLGNTRPAPILDQGIQGCLTHFSLITHGFGSPAICAAMTSLQNYLNEALKQVDKMYLSSGSDTQGSSDNGSKASDKMEKHRK
- the tfap2c gene encoding transcription factor AP-2 gamma isoform X3 translates to MSLLERLESDWRERHDGSSNGNPRLPHLPAVSQHIYSPSPSLSHSANSDFQPPYFPPPYQPISYPQSSDPYSHLGDPFNINSIHQSSSNQQQSWPGRHGQEGLGPHSRSGLASQILGLDGGSSGLRREGFRRPELLPPHAHSIESTIIGDNIGLHEMGHGLDDVQHVEDHSIIMADQTVIKKVLGLRGGRNLDRLQRTYYEGGILAGEDEGPLSLPKGNSLGLPFQKESLLGMVSNPTEVFCSVPGRLSLLSSTSKYKVTVAEVQRRLSPPECLNASLLGGVLRRAKSKNGGRSLREKLDKIGLNLPAGRRKAANVTLLTALVEGEAVHLARDFGYSCETEFPAKAIAEYLGRPHVERNEVNSRKNMLLAAKQICKEFTDLLTQDRSPLGNTRPAPILDQGIQGCLTHFSLITHGFGSPAICAAMTSLQNYLNEALKQVDKMYLSSGSDTQGSSDNGSKASDKMEKHRK
- the tfap2c gene encoding transcription factor AP-2 gamma isoform X5; protein product: MSLLERLESDWRERHDGSSNGNPRLPHLPAVSQHIYSPSPSLSHSANSDFQPPYFPPPYQPISYPQSSDPYSHLGDPFNINSIHQSSSNQQQSWPGRHGQEGLGPHSRSGLASQILGLDGGSSGLRREGFRRPELLPPHAHSIESTIIGDNIGLHEMGHGLDDVQHVEDHSIIMADQTVIKKGPLSLPKGNSLGLPFQKESLLGMVSNPTEVFCSVPGRLSLLSSTSKYKVTVAEVQRRLSPPECLNASLLGGVLRRAKSKNGGRSLREKLDKIGLNLPAGRRKAANVTLLTALVEGEAVHLARDFGYSCETEFPAKAIAEYLGRPHVERNEVNSRKNMLLAAKQICKEFTDLLTQDRSPLGNTRPAPILDQGIQGCLTHFSLITHGFGSPAICAAMTSLQNYLNEALKQVDKMYLSSGSDTQGSSDNGSKASDKMEKHRK